In Pseudomonadota bacterium, the sequence ATTGAAGAAACCATGGGAGTGATCAGAGAAGAGGTGAACAGGGACGATGCCTCTGCAATTATCACAGTGAACAGTCCCTGTATGCTGCTCCGCAGGGCAAATCCCCTGGGAAAGTTCAAACACCCGGTGTACACAATAGATACTGACAGGTGCAGAGGCTGCAAGGTATGTCTCGAAATCAACTGTCCTGCCGTAAGCTGGCAGAAGGCCGAAGGCCAGACAAAGGATGGTTATAAAAGGAAAGGCACGGTTTTTATCAACAAAGATCAATGCGTCGGCTGCGAAGTCTGCGTTCAGGTCTGTAAATTTGAAGCCATTGTACCGGGCGCAAAGTAAGGAGGCGGATTATGACAGATAACGGAAAAGTGACGAATATATTTCTTTCAGGTGTTGGCGGCCAGGGTACGATTCTTGCGAGCAACATCCTTGCCGAAGTATTCCTTGGCGCCGGGTATGATGTAAAAAAGGCTGAAGTTCACGGTATGGCCCAGAGAGGCGGAGATGTTACCACACATTTCCGTTTCGGAAAAAAGGTGTACTCGCCTCTTATTGAGTACGGTGAGGCGGATTTTCTCTTGTCCTTTGAGTTGCTTGAAGCTGCACGTTACATAAACTGGGTAAAGCCGGAAGGGAAAATCATTATCAATAAACAGGCAATTCTTCCGCCTGCCGTAAGCCTTGGGCAGGTAGAATACCCCGGAGATATTGAAAAAACTTTCAGGAAACACTTCAAGGACAATGTCTGGATAATCAACGGGCAGGAGATCGCAAGGGAACTTGGTAATATTCAGGCTGCAAATGTCGTCCTTACAGGCGCCTTCTCCAATTTCTTCCCCGAAATCAAGGAAGAGAAATGGACAGACGCGATAAAAGTGCTTCTGCCGACAAAACTCCATGAGCTTAACGCGAAAGCGTTCTATGAAGGAAGAAAAATTATTTAAAGGCTCAGGAGGCATTTTGGATAAAGAAGTACAGGTAAAGAAATCCGAATATAACGGTTTAGTCCCTGCGGTGGATCAGGCAGCAAGAATCCTGCTCTGCCTTACGAAAAACCCGTCGCAGAAGATAAATCTGACAGAAATATGTAAAAATGTCGGTATACATAAGAGCAAGGGGTACTCGATCCTCAACACCCTTCAGAAGTATGGTTTTGTACAGAAAGATCCTGCGGGGAAAACATACTCTCTGGGGCTCGGACTGATATCCCTGTCAAGGAGGGTTCTGGATAGCTTAAATTACAGCGAAATAGCAGGTCCATTTCTTGAAACCCTTGCCGAAAAGACCCGTAGCACAGCCCTATTCGGCATCATAAATGAGGAGAACATCTTTGTTGTTGCCAGGCAGGAGGCGGATAAAGACATCAGTGTTACAATCCGTCTCGGATACCGGTTCAACATTACCCACGGCGCCCATGGAAAGGCCATAGTTGCCTTTCTGCCGGAGGAGGAACGAGAGAGGATACTCAAGCAGGACAAACTCTTTTTTCACGGCGACTCCTCGAAACTGGATCGCATCAGACTGGAAACCGAGCTTATGCAATGCAGGCAGACCGGTTTTGCCTTTGACATGGGTGAATTGAATGCGGGCATCAATGTCATTGCCGCACCTGTTTTTGATTCACAGGAGAGACTGATCGGGTCAATGTTTATCATGGGGACATTCCCCGAATCACGTATCGAAGAGTATGGCGCTATAGTAGCTGAACATGCCGGAAAATTTTCTGCAATGCTCGGCGGTAGACATTAAAGAGGTCTATAAAAAGTCTCCAAAACGGATTAACAAAAAATGGGTTTAATACTCGATAATCTAATCAAAGGGGGTTACAAATGAATGACATTAATGTCCATATTGGCGAGATGCTGGCAAGGAACGGCAGGATGTATCCTGATGATATTGCACTTGTAGAAAGGATGCCCGCAGAGGGCAAAAGGTTTACCATAACGTGGCGCGAGTTTGATGAGCGCGCAAATTGTTTTGCCAACGTGCTTTTGTCCAAGGGCATTAAAAAAGGCGATAAGGTCATGCATCTTATGAATAATTCCATAGACTGGCTTATTGCATATTTCGGCATAGTAAGGACGGGTGCATGGGTAGTA encodes:
- a CDS encoding indolepyruvate oxidoreductase subunit beta is translated as MTDNGKVTNIFLSGVGGQGTILASNILAEVFLGAGYDVKKAEVHGMAQRGGDVTTHFRFGKKVYSPLIEYGEADFLLSFELLEAARYINWVKPEGKIIINKQAILPPAVSLGQVEYPGDIEKTFRKHFKDNVWIINGQEIARELGNIQAANVVLTGAFSNFFPEIKEEKWTDAIKVLLPTKLHELNAKAFYEGRKII
- a CDS encoding IclR family transcriptional regulator; its protein translation is MDKEVQVKKSEYNGLVPAVDQAARILLCLTKNPSQKINLTEICKNVGIHKSKGYSILNTLQKYGFVQKDPAGKTYSLGLGLISLSRRVLDSLNYSEIAGPFLETLAEKTRSTALFGIINEENIFVVARQEADKDISVTIRLGYRFNITHGAHGKAIVAFLPEEERERILKQDKLFFHGDSSKLDRIRLETELMQCRQTGFAFDMGELNAGINVIAAPVFDSQERLIGSMFIMGTFPESRIEEYGAIVAEHAGKFSAMLGGRH